A stretch of the Rhodohalobacter mucosus genome encodes the following:
- a CDS encoding TrmH family RNA methyltransferase, protein MSIKPASGNQIKSWKKLSMSKYRKRMNRFLAEGERCVEQILENRKIMVESVLLLDDSTDTGRFRHDEVPAYTLSAHDFGLITDTQSPQGVAAVCVIPDESAAGQLAGTGGLIAAMDAIQDPGNLGTMIRTASWFGATGILLGEGTADPFHPKVVRSTAGATGILPYRKGPLSKELAELEKAGYRTCLLDGGEDAISIKQVKPHQKTVLVVGNEANGISSSLFTNGRIPVRIDGHEEYVESLNAAIALSIGLWHFAG, encoded by the coding sequence ATGTCAATAAAACCGGCCTCCGGCAATCAGATTAAATCATGGAAGAAGCTGTCTATGAGCAAATACCGTAAGCGAATGAACCGGTTTCTTGCTGAAGGCGAGAGATGCGTTGAGCAGATTCTGGAAAACCGAAAAATTATGGTTGAATCCGTCCTTCTGCTGGATGATTCAACTGATACAGGTCGATTCCGGCACGATGAAGTTCCCGCTTATACTCTTTCAGCTCACGATTTTGGCTTAATCACCGATACACAATCTCCTCAGGGTGTGGCTGCTGTCTGCGTTATTCCCGATGAATCTGCTGCCGGACAACTGGCCGGAACGGGCGGGCTTATCGCTGCCATGGACGCCATACAGGACCCGGGAAATCTGGGCACCATGATCCGCACGGCATCTTGGTTCGGTGCAACCGGCATTCTTCTCGGTGAAGGTACCGCAGACCCTTTTCATCCGAAGGTGGTAAGAAGCACGGCCGGTGCAACAGGAATACTTCCATACCGAAAAGGCCCTCTTTCCAAAGAACTGGCCGAGCTGGAGAAGGCAGGATACCGGACTTGTCTTTTGGATGGAGGTGAAGATGCAATATCCATCAAGCAGGTGAAACCTCACCAAAAAACCGTTCTGGTTGTTGGCAACGAAGCCAATGGCATCAGCAGCAGCCTCTTCACCAACGGACGGATACCGGTTCGCATCGATGGGCACGAGGAGTATGTTGAGAGCCTCAATGCTGCTATCGCATTGAGTATTGGCTTGTGGCATTTTGCAGGGTGA